One window from the genome of Terriglobia bacterium encodes:
- a CDS encoding amidase — translation MGRIEKLGPVLNAFITVTGEHALEQARAAEREIAHGRYRGPLHGIPIALKDLIDTAGVRTTAASALFQDRVPTEDATVVRRLKRAGAVLLGKTNLHEFAYGGSGTVSYYGAVRNPWALEHITGGSSSGSAAAVAAGMCFAALGTDTAGSIRLPASCCGVVGLKPTYGLVSARGVIPLSRSYDHVGPMTRNVRDAAIVLQAISGYDAGDISSREMPEEDYVAALDADTSSLRLGIVRQYFFDDLEPDVAAAMNNALQVLETLTASLSDASMPIDTDRTVQLAEIYAYHGQFLGERAGLYQPETLRRIQRGETIAATDYILKRNELEHLRRGAKDLFCDYDLLVTPTSPAPAPKLSELQANPDDLRRRELVLLRNTRPFNVLGLPAVSAPCGFTRAGLPVGLQIAGAPGHDARVLQLAHAFAQATEWHKHICNL, via the coding sequence CACCGGCGAACACGCCCTGGAGCAGGCGCGCGCCGCCGAGCGGGAGATCGCCCATGGCCGCTACCGCGGGCCGCTGCACGGCATACCGATCGCGCTTAAGGACCTGATCGACACCGCCGGGGTACGCACGACCGCCGCCAGCGCGCTCTTTCAGGACCGCGTGCCGACCGAGGACGCCACCGTGGTGCGCCGGTTGAAGCGCGCCGGCGCGGTGCTGCTGGGTAAGACCAACCTGCACGAGTTCGCCTACGGTGGCAGCGGCACCGTCAGCTACTACGGCGCGGTGCGCAATCCGTGGGCGCTGGAGCACATCACGGGCGGGTCGTCATCGGGTTCGGCGGCGGCGGTAGCGGCGGGTATGTGCTTCGCCGCGCTGGGCACCGATACCGCCGGCTCGATCCGCTTGCCGGCGTCGTGCTGCGGGGTTGTCGGGCTGAAGCCGACCTACGGACTGGTGAGCGCGCGCGGGGTGATTCCACTCTCCCGCTCCTACGATCACGTCGGCCCGATGACGCGCAACGTGCGCGATGCTGCCATCGTGCTGCAGGCGATTTCCGGCTACGACGCCGGCGATATCTCCAGCCGCGAGATGCCAGAAGAGGATTATGTGGCCGCGCTGGACGCGGACACGTCATCGCTGCGGCTGGGCATCGTGCGGCAATATTTCTTTGACGACCTGGAACCCGATGTCGCCGCCGCCATGAACAATGCGCTGCAGGTGTTGGAAACCCTCACCGCCAGCCTGAGCGACGCCAGCATGCCAATCGATACTGATCGCACGGTGCAGTTGGCGGAGATTTACGCCTATCACGGGCAATTCCTGGGCGAACGCGCCGGCCTCTACCAGCCGGAGACGTTGCGGCGCATCCAGCGCGGGGAGACGATTGCGGCCACGGATTACATCCTGAAGCGAAACGAACTGGAACATTTGCGCCGTGGCGCCAAAGACCTGTTTTGCGATTACGATCTGCTGGTGACGCCCACCTCGCCGGCGCCCGCGCCCAAGTTGTCTGAACTCCAGGCCAACCCCGACGATCTGCGCCGCCGCGAACTGGTCTTGCTGCGCAACACGCGACCGTTTAACGTGCTGGGCCTGCCGGCAGTGTCGGCGCCGTGCGGATTCACCCGCGCCGGGCTGCCCGTCGGGTTGCAGATCGCCGGCGCGCCCGGCCACGATGCCCGCGTCCTGCAACTGGCGCATGCCTTCGCGCAGGCGACGGAATGGCACAAGCACATTTGTAATTTGTAA